The Parashewanella spongiae genome has a window encoding:
- a CDS encoding HDOD domain-containing protein: MVFSVAGGMKPGMIIDIENRFYHLLIVGNEQSLWAEDDLDDELLDVANKLEIEQQALQERLLKQQQQKQVFEAVSSQLMATIIDSMQHQFDTVEPLLSHSTVSSQQWLLLEFLQSNTLDLSRLKKVLDKISWLSRDLINLVNSPAFRQSRAQETEVQVSDLKLVLNYIGIEQLKLIIPYYCLRNWLPKKNTSILWTTRKLWRFANVAAIAAKALGEFHEGDISLIYTTTLTNLMGTTVVLGNCAQVFEGIRGKWLREASDSRDKAVHDAVLATEFPSQQVFENVLKHGSKLNWQILEHFEFGNLKFCKVLHEIDQTLEFRKLCTDSALAMKATVYAKTLLMEEQQQLSPQEKQLMFDYYEFSTEELAHLKGKNYRKQNIL; encoded by the coding sequence GTGGTATTTTCAGTTGCTGGTGGAATGAAGCCAGGCATGATCATTGACATAGAAAATCGTTTTTACCATCTGCTGATTGTTGGGAACGAACAGTCTTTATGGGCAGAGGATGATTTGGATGATGAGTTACTGGATGTAGCCAATAAGCTTGAGATTGAGCAGCAAGCTCTGCAAGAGCGATTATTGAAGCAACAACAACAGAAACAAGTTTTTGAAGCCGTATCGAGCCAACTTATGGCGACGATTATAGACTCAATGCAGCATCAATTTGACACTGTTGAACCATTACTTTCTCATTCAACTGTTTCTTCGCAGCAATGGTTATTATTAGAGTTTTTGCAATCGAATACGCTCGACTTAAGCCGTCTAAAAAAAGTGTTGGATAAAATTAGCTGGCTAAGCCGAGATTTAATTAATCTTGTTAATAGTCCCGCTTTTCGCCAAAGCCGCGCTCAGGAAACTGAAGTTCAAGTGTCAGATTTAAAACTGGTGCTCAACTATATAGGTATAGAGCAACTCAAGCTGATTATTCCATATTACTGTTTGCGCAATTGGTTACCTAAAAAAAATACATCCATTTTATGGACAACACGAAAGCTTTGGCGTTTTGCGAATGTTGCGGCGATAGCGGCAAAAGCACTCGGTGAATTTCATGAAGGAGACATCAGTTTAATTTATACCACAACACTAACCAATCTAATGGGAACAACTGTGGTGCTGGGTAATTGCGCACAAGTGTTTGAAGGCATTCGTGGTAAATGGCTACGAGAGGCTAGTGATAGCCGCGATAAAGCGGTTCATGATGCAGTTTTAGCCACAGAGTTTCCGTCTCAACAAGTTTTTGAAAACGTACTCAAACACGGCAGTAAACTGAATTGGCAAATCTTAGAGCATTTTGAGTTTGGTAATTTAAAATTCTGTAAAGTGCTCCATGAAATTGATCAAACCTTGGAGTTCAGGAAATTGTGCACTGATTCTGCGTTAGCGATGAAAGCGACGGTTTATGCGAAAACATTGTTGATGGAAGAGCAGCAGCAATTATCACCCCAAGAAAAGCAACTCATGTTTGATTATTATGAATTTAGCACTGAAGAACTTGCACATTTGAAAGGCAAGAATTACCGTAAACAAAATATTCTTTAA
- a CDS encoding S9 family peptidase: MKLLSRNLALGTLSLAILSACASTAPSSKPVVEQQTQVKPLVSPPQVGQPLTLKQIMANPDWMGVLAKQAYWGDDSESIYFVREKYGSPIKQYYEQSLNGKAKQLELSELHLADQNQGVFNQERTKKAYVYQGNVFVKDLNSGEVIQITRQNKRISGVRYLTNGDLAYYQGLGVFRIHGLTGLIEQLADIKMGNKPKGVTKPEAYLAKEQHKLINYVANKQKNAEQREAYQQKLQQVDPSRAAKAWYLGKDNQVVEQSLSPDGRYLFVALESNKYSWRDKHDIMPNYIGQDGYVDAVPARARVAEDKYPGQDFVLLDLKLHKKYPITIEGLNGFDEDVLAAVKAENAKRIGERYESKKSPRKLQLMQDWGWSQSAVQWHGSDNKLLVMIEAVDNKDRWIANVDVNSGKLVTEDRLHDDAWVNYTHNQYSWIGDTEQYYFLSEKSGYSHLYLRTLGGDTKPLTQGKYVVSSVTVGPDSQYLYYKANKSHPGKYNVYRVNINTGKDEQLTDWEGTLDYRLSPNGQSLLLTASTRTKPNELYNQKIGGDLTQLTHYTSEIFLNYQWQAPEVVKVKSSHNAGEVYARVYVPQGFSKQNADKYPAVIFNHGAGYLQNAHYGFSGYFREYMFHNLLAQQGYVVMDMDYRGSKGYGRDWRTAIYRNMGHPEVEDLIDGVNWMAGNAHVDANKVGTYGGSYGGFLTFMALFNEPELFQAGAALRPVTDWAHYNAPYTSNILNTPEDDAIAYERSSPIYHAEGLEKPLLIMSGVLDDNVFFQDSVRLVQRLIELEKPMFETAIYPVEPHGFKQPSSWLDEYRRIYKLFEQELK, translated from the coding sequence ATGAAATTGCTGAGTCGAAATCTTGCGTTAGGCACCTTAAGCCTTGCGATTTTATCTGCCTGTGCTTCTACAGCACCATCTTCAAAGCCTGTGGTAGAGCAACAAACTCAAGTTAAACCATTGGTTTCGCCGCCTCAAGTTGGACAGCCACTTACTTTGAAACAAATTATGGCTAATCCTGACTGGATGGGCGTACTGGCCAAACAAGCTTATTGGGGAGATGACAGTGAGTCCATTTATTTTGTCAGAGAAAAATATGGTTCTCCGATTAAGCAATATTATGAACAAAGCTTAAATGGTAAAGCGAAACAACTTGAATTGTCTGAGCTACATCTGGCGGATCAAAACCAAGGTGTTTTTAACCAAGAGCGCACGAAAAAAGCGTATGTTTATCAGGGCAACGTTTTCGTAAAAGACTTAAACAGTGGCGAAGTGATTCAAATCACTCGTCAAAATAAAAGAATCAGCGGCGTACGTTATCTTACCAACGGTGATTTAGCTTATTATCAAGGCTTGGGCGTATTTCGCATTCATGGTTTGACCGGCTTGATTGAACAGCTTGCCGATATAAAAATGGGCAATAAGCCAAAAGGCGTGACAAAACCTGAAGCTTATCTTGCTAAAGAGCAACATAAATTGATTAATTATGTGGCGAACAAACAGAAAAATGCCGAACAACGAGAAGCCTATCAGCAAAAGTTGCAGCAAGTTGACCCTTCTCGTGCGGCTAAAGCATGGTATTTAGGGAAAGATAATCAAGTTGTTGAACAAAGTTTATCGCCAGATGGTCGCTATTTATTTGTTGCACTTGAAAGCAATAAGTACAGCTGGCGTGATAAACACGACATTATGCCTAATTACATTGGCCAAGATGGCTATGTAGATGCGGTTCCAGCAAGAGCTCGTGTGGCCGAAGATAAGTATCCTGGGCAAGATTTTGTGCTGCTGGATCTTAAGTTACATAAAAAATATCCAATCACCATCGAAGGATTAAATGGCTTCGACGAAGATGTGCTTGCTGCGGTGAAAGCTGAAAACGCCAAGCGCATTGGCGAGCGCTATGAAAGCAAAAAATCACCACGTAAATTGCAACTTATGCAAGATTGGGGTTGGTCTCAAAGCGCGGTGCAATGGCATGGCTCAGACAATAAATTGCTCGTTATGATAGAAGCTGTGGACAATAAAGATCGCTGGATTGCCAATGTCGATGTGAACAGCGGTAAATTAGTAACCGAAGATCGTTTACACGATGATGCTTGGGTCAATTACACCCATAACCAGTACAGCTGGATTGGTGACACTGAACAATATTACTTCTTATCTGAAAAGAGCGGTTACTCACACCTTTATTTGAGAACACTCGGTGGAGATACCAAGCCGTTAACCCAAGGTAAGTACGTAGTCAGTAGTGTCACTGTAGGGCCAGATAGTCAGTATCTTTATTACAAAGCGAATAAAAGTCACCCGGGAAAATACAATGTTTACCGTGTAAACATTAACACAGGTAAAGATGAGCAACTTACTGACTGGGAAGGTACGCTCGATTATCGGTTAAGTCCAAATGGGCAGTCGTTGTTGCTTACTGCATCAACTCGTACTAAGCCAAACGAGCTGTACAACCAAAAAATAGGCGGCGATTTAACCCAACTTACCCACTATACAAGCGAGATTTTTCTCAACTACCAATGGCAAGCGCCTGAAGTGGTAAAAGTGAAATCTAGCCATAATGCCGGTGAAGTTTATGCACGAGTTTATGTGCCACAAGGTTTCAGTAAACAAAATGCGGATAAATATCCGGCGGTAATTTTTAACCACGGTGCAGGTTATCTACAAAACGCTCATTATGGTTTCTCGGGGTACTTCCGTGAATACATGTTCCATAATTTACTGGCTCAGCAGGGCTATGTGGTCATGGATATGGATTATCGAGGCTCTAAAGGGTACGGACGTGACTGGCGAACGGCAATTTATCGGAACATGGGACATCCTGAAGTTGAAGATCTTATTGATGGCGTAAATTGGATGGCAGGCAATGCTCATGTTGATGCTAATAAAGTCGGGACTTATGGTGGCTCTTACGGTGGTTTTTTAACCTTTATGGCGCTATTTAACGAGCCTGAATTATTTCAAGCTGGCGCGGCACTTCGTCCTGTAACGGATTGGGCGCATTACAATGCACCTTATACTTCAAACATTTTGAATACGCCAGAAGACGATGCCATTGCTTATGAGCGAAGCTCACCAATCTACCACGCTGAAGGATTAGAAAAACCATTACTAATCATGAGTGGTGTGCTCGATGATAATGTGTTCTTTCAGGACAGTGTTCGTTTGGTACAACGTTTGATTGAGTTAGAAAAGCCAATGTTTGAAACGGCAATTTACCCTGTTGAACCTCATGGTTTTAAGCAACCATCCAGTTGGTTGGACGAATATCGTCGTATTTATAAATTATTTGAGCAAGAGCTTAAGTAA
- a CDS encoding anthranilate synthase component II yields MLLMIDNYDSFTFNLVQYFQQLDQKVLVKRNDDVSIAEIEQLNPSYIVISPGPCTPNEAGVSIEVIEHFAGKIPLLGVCLGHQAIAQVHGAKVIRAKRVMHGKTSVIEHCGEGLFTQLANPLTVTRYHSLLVDSIPSDFNIDAWFDDAECGREIMAMSHKTMPLYGVQFHPESILTEQGLELLNNFLAIK; encoded by the coding sequence ATGCTACTAATGATCGACAATTATGACTCGTTTACCTTTAACTTGGTTCAGTATTTCCAGCAATTGGATCAAAAAGTTCTAGTTAAGCGAAATGATGACGTTTCAATTGCTGAAATTGAGCAATTGAATCCGAGCTATATAGTGATATCTCCAGGCCCATGTACTCCAAATGAGGCAGGCGTATCAATAGAAGTCATTGAACATTTTGCGGGGAAAATACCTCTGTTGGGCGTTTGCTTAGGGCATCAGGCGATAGCACAAGTACATGGCGCTAAAGTGATCAGAGCTAAACGAGTTATGCATGGAAAAACCAGCGTAATTGAGCATTGTGGTGAAGGTTTATTTACGCAGTTAGCTAACCCGCTTACAGTGACGCGCTATCACTCGCTGCTGGTGGATAGTATACCGTCTGATTTTAATATTGATGCCTGGTTTGATGATGCAGAGTGTGGCCGAGAAATTATGGCCATGAGCCACAAAACGATGCCGCTTTATGGCGTTCAGTTCCACCCAGAGTCTATTTTAACCGAGCAAGGTTTGGAACTGCTGAATAATTTTTTAGCAATAAAATAA